Proteins co-encoded in one Gossypium arboreum isolate Shixiya-1 chromosome 11, ASM2569848v2, whole genome shotgun sequence genomic window:
- the LOC108477343 gene encoding probable xyloglucan endotransglucosylase/hydrolase protein 7, translated as MGMGLRNGFLLILSCVVTLSLSVWGRPATFLEDFRITWSDSHIRQIDGGRAIQLVLDQNSGCGFASKRQYLFGRVSMKIKLIPGDSAGTVTAFYMNSDTDAVRDELDFEFLGNRTGQPYTVQTNIYAHGKGDREQRVNLWFDPAADFHTYSIMWNHHQIVFYVDEVPIRVYKNNEARNIPYLKLQPMGVYSTLWEADDWATRGGLEKIDWTKAPFLAYYKDFDIEGCPVPGPANCATNSRNWWEGTAYQALNAMEAKRYRWVRMNHMIYDYCTDKSRYPVTPPECMSII; from the exons ATGGGTATGGGTTTAAGGAATGGATTTCTTTTGATTTTATCTTGTGTTGTTACACTTTCCCTCTCAGTTTGGGGGCGACCTGCCACTTTCCTTGAAGATTTTAGAATCACTTGGTCTGATTCTCATATTAGGCAAATCGATGGAGGGAGAGCCATCCAACTTGTTCTCGACCAAAATTCAG GCTGTGGATTTGCTTCTAAAAGGCAGTATTTGTTCGGACGTGTCAGCATGAAAATCAAGCTCATCCCCGGCGACTCCGCCGGAACAGTCACCGCCTTTTAT ATGAATTCTGATACAGATGCTGTGCGAGATGAGCTAGACTTCGAGTTCTTGGGAAACCGTACCGGGCAGCCATATACGGTTCAAACCAATATCTATGCCCACGGAAAGGGTGACAGGGAACAAAGGGTTAACCTTTGGTTCGATCCTGCTGCAGATTTCCATACTTACTCAATCATGTGGAACCATCATCAGATTGT GTTCTATGTTGATGAAGTGCCAATTAGGGTTTATAAGAACAATGAAGCTAGAAATATCCCATACCTAAAACTCCAGCCAATGGGAGTTTATTCAACGCTGTGGGAGGCTGATGATTGGGCAACAAGGGGAGGTTTAGAGAAAATTGATTGGACCAAAGCTCCGTTCTTAGCTTATTACAAGGACTTCGACATTGAAGGATGTCCGGTTCCAGGGCCAGCAAACTGTGCCACAAACAGTAGGAACTGGTGGGAGGGCACTGCTTATCAAGCCCTTAATGCCATGGAAGCTAAAAGATATAGGTGGGTTCGTATGAACCACATGATATACGATTACTGCACCGACAAGTCCCGATACCCCGTTACCCCACCGGAGTGCATGTCCATCATCTGA
- the LOC108478578 gene encoding EPIDERMAL PATTERNING FACTOR-like protein 2 codes for MVCSHSFIVPQRACHILLCFLLILTTTQARYKAEGKPNTISDKRVANEEKPMVLRGQIGSRPPRCERRCSRCGHCEAIQVPTNPQLRIQNKPSSTSVSDVAYARRDDNSNYKPLSWKCKCGNFIFNP; via the exons ATGGTTTGCAGTCACAGTTTCATAGTTCCCCAGAGAGCTTGCCATATTCTCCTTTGTTTTCTCTTGATCTTAACCACGACCCAAGCTAGATACAAAGCTGAAG GTAAACCAAATACCATATCTGATAAG AGAGTTGCAAATGAAGAAAAGCCGATGGTGTTGAGAGGTCAGATTGGTTCAAGGCCGCCAAGATGTGAGAGAAGATGCAGTAGATGCGGTCACTGTGAAGCCATTCAAGTGCCTACAAATCCCCAACTCAGAAttcaaaacaagccttcttcaacTTCAGTCTCTGATGTTGCTTATGCAAGAAGAGATGACAACTCTAATTACAAACCCTTAAGTTGGAAATGCAAGTGTGGCAATTTCATCTTCAATCCCTGA
- the LOC108479049 gene encoding probable hexokinase-like 2 protein isoform X1, with amino-acid sequence MKQQVALAAVTTTAATVMAVVALVRQYWKAKQDRQWGKCQRILRKFARDCSTPVPKLWQVANAMVSDMGASLSSSDEATSSLNMFVSYASPLPTGINEKGMYYGVNLRQTKILMVCGRLQGKNQPISDLYVDEVPIPSTVMIGTSQELYDYIAAELVKFLSAHPEKDDEASANDKKLGFTVSSGDDQSTAISGSNIKLKNFAADTTGVKDLITGMNRALEKHGLKLRVHALVDDIVGNLAGGRYYDKDCVAAITLGMGTNAAYVDTTQSAPRWHDSLPKKGEIVVCMEWGNFNTCHLPITQYDTSLDAASSNPGHRIFEKMISGMYLGEIVRRVLVRMAQEAALFGQNVPPKLLIPYLLRSPDMAAMHQDTSEDREVVHEKLKEIFGITNLTTMTRELVAEVCDIVTERGARLAGAGTVAIVKKLGRIANRRSVIIMEGGLYEHYRIFRNYLHSGVWEMLGNELSDNIVVEHSHGGAGTGPLFLAASPTPDS; translated from the exons ATGAAGCAACAAGTAGCGCTTGCAGCAGTGACCACGACGGCTGCAACAGTTATGGCGGTGGTAGCTCTTGTGAGACAATATTGGAAAGCTAAACAGGATCGACAATGGGGGAAATGTCAACGCATATTGCGTAAATTTGCCAGGGATTGCTCAACTCCCGTCCCCAAGTTATGGCAAGTTGCTAATGCCATGGTTTCCGATATGGGAGCCTCCCTTTCTTCGTCTGATGAAGCTACTAGTAGCCTCAACATGTTTGTTTCCTACGCCTCTCCTCTTCCCACCGG GATTAATGAGAAGGGAATGTATTATGGGGTGAACCTGAGACAAACAAAGATTTTAATGGTGTGTGGGAGGCTGCAAGGCAAAAACCAGCCTATATCTGATTTATACGTGGACGAAGTTCCTATTCCTTCCACTGTCATGATTGGCACTTCCCAG GAATTATACGACTACATAGCAGCGGAGCTAGTAAAATTTTTGTCGGCACATCCCGAGAAAGATGATGAAGCCTCAGCAAATGATAAGAAACTGGGGTTCACCGTCTCATCAGGAGATGATCAATCTACAGCCATATCAGGTTCCAACATTAAATTGAAGAATTTCGCTGCAGATACCACA GGGGTAAAAGATCTAATCACTGGAATGAATCGAGCTCTGGAGAAACATGGTCTGAAATTGCGAGTTCATGCGCTA GTCGATGATATCGTTGGAAATTTAGCTGGTGGCAGATACTATGATAAAGACTGCGTGGCTGCAATCACCTTAGGAATGGGTACCAATGCTGCTTATGTCGATACTACTCAATCGGCTCCTAGATGGCATGATTCTTTGCCAAAGAAAGGCGAGATA GTTGTTTGTATGGAATGGGGAAACTTCAATACATGCCATCTTCCAATAACTCAGTATGACACTTCTTTGGATGCTGCAAGTTCGAACCCTGGCCATCGG ATTTTCGAAAAGATGATTTCTGGAATGTATTTGGGAGAAATTGTAAGAAGAGTTTTAGTTAGGATGGCCCAAGAAGCAGCCCTCTTTGGTCAAAACGTTCCTCCAAAACTTCTAATTCCTTACCTGTTAAG GTCACCTGATATGGCTGCAATGCATCAAGATACATCAGAAGATCGTGAGGTTGTGCATGAAAAACTCAAGGAAATATTTGGG ATCACGAATTTGACAACAATGACGAGAGAACTTGTTGCAGAGGTATGTGATATAGTAACGGAACGGGGAGCTCGTCTGGCAGGGGCAGGCACAGTGGCGATTGTAAAGAAGCTTGGGAGAATAGCCAACAGAAGAAGTGTGATTATAATGGAAGGCGGACTATATGAGCACTATAGGATCTTCAGGAATTATCTCCATAGTGGTGTTTGGGAAATGCTCGGCAACGAGCTTTCCGATAACATTGTCGTTGAACATTCTCACGGCGGCGCCGGCACCGGTCCTCTTTTTCTCGCCGCTTCTCCCACCCCTGACTCTtga
- the LOC108479049 gene encoding probable hexokinase-like 2 protein isoform X2, translating into MKQQVALAAVTTTAATVMAVVALVRQYWKAKQDRQWGKCQRILRKFARDCSTPVPKLWQVANAMVSDMGASLSSSDEATSSLNMFVSYASPLPTGINEKGMYYGVNLRQTKILMVCGRLQGKNQPISDLYVDEVPIPSTVMIGTSQELYDYIAAELVKFLSAHPEKDDEASANDKKLGFTVSSGDDQSTAISGSNIKLKNFAADTTPCVNQGVKDLITGMNRALEKHGLKLRVHALQVDDIVGNLAGGRYYDKDCVAAITLGMGTNAAYVDTTQSAPRWHDSLPKKGEIVVCMEWGNFNTCHLPITQYDTSLDAASSNPGHRIFEKMISGMYLGEIVRRVLVRMAQEAALFGQNVPPKLLIPYLLRSPDMAAMHQDTSEDREVVHEKLKEIFGITNLTTMTRELVAEVCDIVTERGARLAGAGTVAIVKKLGRIANRRSVIIMEGGLYEHYRIFRNYLHSGVWEMLGNELSDNIVVEHSHGGAGTGPLFLAASPTPDS; encoded by the exons ATGAAGCAACAAGTAGCGCTTGCAGCAGTGACCACGACGGCTGCAACAGTTATGGCGGTGGTAGCTCTTGTGAGACAATATTGGAAAGCTAAACAGGATCGACAATGGGGGAAATGTCAACGCATATTGCGTAAATTTGCCAGGGATTGCTCAACTCCCGTCCCCAAGTTATGGCAAGTTGCTAATGCCATGGTTTCCGATATGGGAGCCTCCCTTTCTTCGTCTGATGAAGCTACTAGTAGCCTCAACATGTTTGTTTCCTACGCCTCTCCTCTTCCCACCGG GATTAATGAGAAGGGAATGTATTATGGGGTGAACCTGAGACAAACAAAGATTTTAATGGTGTGTGGGAGGCTGCAAGGCAAAAACCAGCCTATATCTGATTTATACGTGGACGAAGTTCCTATTCCTTCCACTGTCATGATTGGCACTTCCCAG GAATTATACGACTACATAGCAGCGGAGCTAGTAAAATTTTTGTCGGCACATCCCGAGAAAGATGATGAAGCCTCAGCAAATGATAAGAAACTGGGGTTCACCGTCTCATCAGGAGATGATCAATCTACAGCCATATCAGGTTCCAACATTAAATTGAAGAATTTCGCTGCAGATACCACA CCCTGTGTCAATCAGGGGGTAAAAGATCTAATCACTGGAATGAATCGAGCTCTGGAGAAACATGGTCTGAAATTGCGAGTTCATGCGCTA CAGGTCGATGATATCGTTGGAAATTTAGCTGGTGGCAGATACTATGATAAAGACTGCGTGGCTGCAATCACCTTAGGAATGGGTACCAATGCTGCTTATGTCGATACTACTCAATCGGCTCCTAGATGGCATGATTCTTTGCCAAAGAAAGGCGAGATA GTTGTTTGTATGGAATGGGGAAACTTCAATACATGCCATCTTCCAATAACTCAGTATGACACTTCTTTGGATGCTGCAAGTTCGAACCCTGGCCATCGG ATTTTCGAAAAGATGATTTCTGGAATGTATTTGGGAGAAATTGTAAGAAGAGTTTTAGTTAGGATGGCCCAAGAAGCAGCCCTCTTTGGTCAAAACGTTCCTCCAAAACTTCTAATTCCTTACCTGTTAAG GTCACCTGATATGGCTGCAATGCATCAAGATACATCAGAAGATCGTGAGGTTGTGCATGAAAAACTCAAGGAAATATTTGGG ATCACGAATTTGACAACAATGACGAGAGAACTTGTTGCAGAGGTATGTGATATAGTAACGGAACGGGGAGCTCGTCTGGCAGGGGCAGGCACAGTGGCGATTGTAAAGAAGCTTGGGAGAATAGCCAACAGAAGAAGTGTGATTATAATGGAAGGCGGACTATATGAGCACTATAGGATCTTCAGGAATTATCTCCATAGTGGTGTTTGGGAAATGCTCGGCAACGAGCTTTCCGATAACATTGTCGTTGAACATTCTCACGGCGGCGCCGGCACCGGTCCTCTTTTTCTCGCCGCTTCTCCCACCCCTGACTCTtga
- the LOC128283429 gene encoding transcription factor bHLH18-like, whose protein sequence is MVGSLTRAPLLAQEHVLAERKRREKISQSFLSLAALIPGLKKKDKNSVLGDAIEYLKQLQERKARLEEQVAKRTVESVKFVKKTTQFYAQDDQTSSSDENFGTQSKNPFPDIEARVSNKDVLIRIHCETNKGCISNIINEVEKLHLSVLNSNALPFGQATLYITIVAQMEDEFSMTLRDLVKTLREGLLNFM, encoded by the exons ATGGTGGGTTCATTGACTAGGGCTCCATTACTGGCACAAGAACATGTACTTGCTGAAAGAAAACGTCGTGAAAAGATCAGCCAGAGCTTCTTATCTCTTGCAGCACTAATTCCTGGCCTGAAAAAG AAAGACAAGAATTCAGTTCTTGGAGACGCTATCGAATACTTGAAGCAACTTCAAGAGCGAAAGGCAAGGCTGGAGGAACAAGTTGCTAAGAGAACAGTGGAATCAGTAAAATTTGTGAAGAAGACCACCCAATTTTACGCGCAAGATGATCAAACATCTTCCTCTGATGAGAACTTCGGTACCCAATCTAAAAACCCATTCCCCGACATCGAAGCAAGAGTTTCAAACAAAGATGTGCTGATTAGAATCCACTGCGAGACCAACAAAGGGTGCATATCAAACATCATAAACGAAGTAGAAAAGCTTCATCTCTCCGTGCTTAATAGCAATGCCTTGCCTTTTGGACAAGCTACTCTTTATATAACCATTGTTGCTCAG ATGGAAGATGAGTTTTCGATGACATTGAGGGATCTTGTGAAAACCCTACGAGAGGGTTTGCTCAACTTCATGTGA
- the LOC128284412 gene encoding uncharacterized protein LOC128284412, translating into MFKEMEDPTFFTQYETTNPIEYPFDDFNFQSESYSSYPKINGSSINEASHHQLDVLERPPLKQLKTNNWSSCIAPPKASFSSSSSHIISFNNSSSSLLYYGVDCDLKPETEVGMYLLLKSQIKKKNGC; encoded by the exons ATGTTCAAG GAAATGGAGGATCCCACTTTTTTCACACAATATGAAACGACCAACCCTATTGAGTATCCATTTGATGATTTCAATTTCCAATCTGAAAGCTATTCATCCTATCCAAAAATCAATGGTTCATCCATTAATGAAGCTTCTCATCATCAGCTCGACGTCTTGGAAAGGCCGCCATTAAAGCAACTCAAGACCAACAACTGGAGTTCTTGCATCGCACCGCCAAaagcttctttttcttcttcatctTCCCATATAATCTCCTTCAACAACTCCAGTTCATCTCTGCTATATTATGGTGTAGATTGTGATTTGAAACCCGAAACTGAGGTTGGCATGTATTTActgttgaaaagtcaaattaaaaaaaaaaatgggtgttga